From a region of the Bacillota bacterium genome:
- a CDS encoding thioesterase translates to MSDELKVGLKGEASALVTDDNTAVAYGSGSVSVFATPAMIGLMEKAALSSVDSLLDKGTSTVGMKLEVEHLAATPKGMNVVATSELIEVDGRRLVFNVEARDETELVGRGRHERFIVPLEKFITRAEGKGKS, encoded by the coding sequence ATGAGTGACGAGTTAAAAGTTGGATTAAAAGGTGAGGCCAGTGCTCTCGTAACGGATGATAATACCGCCGTTGCTTATGGTAGTGGAAGTGTGAGTGTTTTTGCCACCCCGGCTATGATAGGACTTATGGAAAAGGCAGCTTTATCATCAGTGGATTCGCTCCTGGACAAGGGTACCTCTACTGTGGGTATGAAGCTGGAAGTGGAACACCTGGCAGCTACGCCTAAAGGGATGAACGTTGTTGCCACTTCAGAGTTGATAGAAGTGGATGGACGTCGTTTAGTGTTTAATGTGGAAGCCCGAGACGAGACAGAACTGGTGGGCAGAGGAAGACATGAGCGTTTTATTGTACCCCTGGAAAAGTTTATTACCCGGGCCGAAGGAAAAGGTAAGAGCTAA
- a CDS encoding nucleoside-diphosphate kinase produces the protein MERTYVMVKPDGVQRGLVPSVLARFERRGLKVIGLKMLQIPRELAEEHYGEHKGKPFFEALVGYIISSPVVAMVLEGKNAVAVARDMMGATDPQKASPGTIRGEFGLDIGRNVVHGSDSTTSAEREINLFFKQDELVEYRLETEAWIYE, from the coding sequence TTGGAACGTACATATGTGATGGTTAAGCCGGACGGAGTGCAAAGAGGGTTGGTTCCCAGTGTTCTAGCTCGTTTCGAAAGGCGGGGGCTAAAAGTAATTGGATTGAAAATGCTACAGATCCCACGGGAGTTAGCTGAGGAACATTACGGAGAGCATAAAGGCAAACCTTTTTTCGAAGCTTTGGTGGGATATATAATTTCAAGCCCTGTGGTAGCGATGGTGCTAGAGGGTAAGAATGCTGTTGCCGTGGCCCGGGATATGATGGGTGCTACCGATCCGCAAAAAGCATCCCCCGGGACTATTAGAGGCGAATTTGGTTTGGATATAGGTCGGAATGTTGTGCACGGTTCAGATTCTACGACCAGTGCCGAAAGGGAAATAAATCTATTCTTTAAACAGGATGAACTGGTGGAGTATAGGCTGGAAACCGAAGCTTGGATTTATGAATAG